TTGACGTTTCTTGGAGCGGCACTGTTTCAAATTGGAGCGGTGCTGCTGTTTCTCGAGTCGTACAACGATCGTGCCGAAACACAATTTGGCGGTGCGATGGAAGATTTGTTTGTGAATCGCCTTGGAATAGCTCGACGCGTTCGGAATCACCGCCCCAAGCACTTCCATCCAGCAAACTGTCCTCAGAAATACTTGCCTTCGAATGATGGCAGTCTGAGCACGCCATCCCCTGAAAATGGAACTCGACAAGCTTCAGGTTCCTCGGGGGAGTCTAGCAATCTGACGCAACACGTCTCGCCAGCTAGTTCAAAAGATGATGACATCTTCACCGAACGGACCTGGCAATGGTGGCCGTCTTGGCACGACGTGACAACGCACTACATCTACGAAATCGGGTTCCTTGCCTCCTTCACAATGTCCGTTGGCGCTACCGTCTTTTCCATCTGTGGTATTCTCGCTCTACCCGGAATATTCAACAATCTCAGTGACGCGGCGCTCAAGGGTGCATATTTCTTCCCTTACCTCCTCGGCGGTCTTTTGTTCACCGTCGCATCGATCTTGTACATCTTGGAAACACAGCCCAACTGGTATACCCCGCAGCCGTTCAAGATAGGATGGCATGTAGGCGTTTGGAATATGATTGGGAGTATTGGTTGGACACTTGCTGCATCGTTTGGATACGTTGGTACTTCTTGGAGTGACTACCAACGTGAGCTAACGCTGATATGGGCTTCGGCTGCTTTTAGTTTTGGCAGTGGGCTGCAGTGGTATGAGTCGCTTGATAAGTATGTGGTGATAATTGAGGATTAACGTGATGTAAATAATGCGGACTGATGATAGAGGTAGTTTTACAAAGACCTGTCGACATGGCTGTGAGTGTAGTAGGACCTGCGCCTGGAATGCCCAGGAAACTAGTCTGCTCTTATACGTAACTATATCTTCGACTTTCTCTAGGTTACGTTGAGCGAGAACAGTCGTCTAATTATTCTAGCGAGTTAATATAATCAACTAGCTTCCCCCAAGCATAAGGACTTGAATCtccaccaaaccacatgTGCCCATTATGATCCCTGCCATGAACAAGAAGCATACTCGTCGTAAACTTCCCCATAGTCAAAGATCGGGAATGAAAGAAAACAGGACGAGCAAGCTTACCCAGTGTAGGTTGCCTGGTTCGGTCTACATGGGAGCTTCGTATCACCGCTGGGCTAAAGTCCACAATATCAAGCAACCCAGCCTTGCTCCAATTTGAGTACACCGTCAAGTATGATGTAGCATCCCCCGTTACAGGCAAGCTTCCCGTAGCACGCAGTGCTTCTGCTGACACCGCGGCGGCAAGCCTCATCTGCGACTCAGTGGTCTGCTCAGCAAGCGCTTTGCGAATATCCAGTGCCAACTCACCAACAGGCTTGGTCAGGATTTTGGACGCTGACTGCATTACCAGCAAACCGCATGGCGCGTTCTGTACATATGCGGCATCTGGGTTAAACAAGGCTGGTATTCGCGGTCGCGGATCTACGGCACCCAAAGTCGAAACCGTCCGGCCAGTGCCTGCGGGAAGACTCCACGCCGCGAGGCGGGCagccaaggacatcaagACATCTCCTTCGCTGATGAAAGGATCTCTCGATGTTGTGCTTGCTGCTTCAGCCGCCTCATCTCTGCAACCTTGTACTAGGGCATCCATTCGCTGCTTGGGAATGCAGATGGTGTGAGATTGAAAGGCACTGGTCGTCCAAAATTGATCCCAGAGGAATTGGAGTATCCAAGTGACCTTTCGCCAACCGGAAAGTATGCTGTCTGCAATGAGAGGCGTCCCCTCAGGCGGATTGTCATACAATGGCTGCATGCTATCGTCCATACTTTTAAACTCCGGAGGTTCTTTGCCTGCAAGACATGCCACCCAGCCTTTGAGAATAGCAGTAAATCCGCCAAGGTCGCTCATGGTATGGTTCCAATTGACTGAGAGGAGTGTTGCATCCATGAAAGTGACGACATGAAGAGAAAGCAGGGGAAAATCGCCGCGGAGATAATCATCCATGCATGTCGGGGCACCTGGGCCGTACGCAAGGGGAGCAAAGTCACGGGCACTTAGGAATAATTGTGCGTTGTTGCCTGCTTTGGGAAATGTTGATGCGAGTGAATGCTCTGCGATTGAGATGTCGAAATGCTCTTTGGTGAAGTAGATGGGAGGCCGTTCTGGAGTAAATGGGCGCGGGATATGAACCTCCAGCTTGCCGTCACTCTTATAACCAATGATTAGCTATGTGACGACAGTCGGTGAGTTTGTTACGGACTCACTCGAAGACGATATCGGCCGCCTAGTTTTCTCCAATCGCCGGTCTCTATTAGGTCTGATAACGATTTTCCCAACATGTCTGCCTGAAGCACCTCTTCGAAACGGAATGTCCAAAACAAGTCGTATGAACGCATGACTTCTTGATTATCAAAGAGGTGCACCTGTACCACCTCATCTGTTGGATGGAGAATAGGCGCCACTGGGGTCGGCTGGAGCCCTAGAAGGCGTGCAATAAACGACATGATTACGATGATGATTTCAACGGAGAGAAGATCTAGGAGGAGATGAGCGATTGCTGTGAAGAGAGAAGCAAGTTGCTGTAAATCACTGTATCGCGTGAGCGTTGTTTCAAGTGAGCCGGATAGAATACCTTACGGGCAGCTTCACCCTGACATATGCGCCAGGTCTGCGATCGGATGTGGAGGGATGACTACTGTGATGCAAGGATACTCCAGCTGCGCTTCATACAACGTGTCGACCCTTGTGCCCTGGTTGCTTGGTGAAGGTGAGAACGTTGAAATTATTTGATGCGAGTTGCTTAACTTCGGTCCAGGTTAGTTGAAATCAATTGTGTCTTGTGATTGGCTGCTTATCTTACATGTGTCAGctctggtttggtttgaaCTTTGCGACATCATAAATTCTGGAATAATAGACATACTTTGCGAATAGTGCCGTCTATCAAATTCATAAGGGTAGCATATTTCTTTGTCGAAAAATAGAGCATTGCTATTGATTTGGCGTTTTTGGCTGCCATATGGAGCAATCTAGACCTGGCTGAACAAATCGTGGCTCATGAGGCGTTTGCATTGCCGTCAACGAAACCAGATATTTTCACCTTACGGGCTGAATTATTGCTACCACTTGCCAGCCGTCACATGATGGGGTTTTCAAAAATTATTTAAATACAAGAACGACAAGTTCCGGTTTTCGATACCTGAGGAGCATATTCAACCCCGCCATTTTTAAAAACCAATCGTTCAACGCCATTCAGCTACACAGCAAGATGAGTTCGTTTGTCTTGAAATGAGTACAGGTCATAGTGATCAATCTGACGACATATGTAGGTGCTCCAGTTAATGGTAAGGCCATCGGCTATGACACTGGGGATATTCCAGCCCTCGGTGCCGTTACTGTCGAGCTGCTCTTGGGAGTGCCCGGCATTCCCCTGCAGGGTTGCATCGATCAACAGTACAAGGATAGCCAGATCATGGATAAGCGACCTGGGATGTACTTGAAGTACATGCCATACCGCTACGATGAAGTAACTGCCAAAGTATTCACCGGCGGTTCATATTTGTTTGACACGTGGGAGAACGCAAAGGAGTATAAACGCTGGGTGGGGGAAGACTATGAAGTAGGGGAACCGAAGGCGAAGTTCTTGGAGCAACCCTTGTTCGAAACGTCGTCGTGTCGTGTCTGGAAGGTCATCGGGGCTCACAGTTTTGCCCCTATTGAAGAGCACGCTGTCGGCCGTCTGCAATATTGGTCGGCCAAGGGCGAAAATGCCGAAGACAGTCTGCGTGACATCTATCCGAAGCTGAAGACTGCCGCCGAAGTACAGAATGCAGCCGCATTTTGGTTATTGTTTGATCCTGAGAATAACGTTTTTGGAATCCAGTTAGCTTTCAAGAAGGCGGAAGGGAATGATGAGGCAGCTGCGAGACGAACGCTGGCTGTTGCGGCGAGCAAACCCAGTTTGGAACACCTGATGCCGGAGGGATTCTGCGAGAAGTCGTTATTTGATCGGACCAGTCTGTTTTTGACTCTGTGGTTGCCGAAATCTCgagctgctggtggctgtgAGCGTCTCATCCCAAATCATCCTGTAGTGCCCAACATCTCACATAGAAACGAGTGAAATTTGCGTGGGCACATCAAAAGTATTGTTTTGCATATCTTTACATGAGTCATCTAATTTGGAATCATAACGACTAATATACAAACTGCCTCTCTTCAAAAAGTCCTCGGGGATGTTTGCAGCGATCGACATATCAGAAAGGTTTGTGTGACGTGGTGTCGCCGGGGTAGTGTTGTCTGTACTGTGACTCTGAGACCCCTCGGATTCGAATCGTTCTCTTCGGATTTAGTCATCTGATGCCCATCGTCATATAATTCGTAGTTCCCAATGGAGTTGTCTCAACAGGTCGACGTGTTCGTCAGCAGCCTCATGATGAACATGACTAAACATGGTCTGAAACAATACCAACACTGGCTTTGAACCGCTGCAACCACTCTGGATTATCGGCAGCCGTCTGATTCCACGGATCGTCACTAAAAACAGTTTAGTAAAGCAGAAATAGTACAGATTAGCGATTACTTACTCGTTGTACAATAGGCATCGAGCATGATGCTGTATTTCCTCATCCGACGGCACATGGCAGTTTGGGTTGTTCGGAGACATGGTGGAAGTGACCCAACGGCCCAATTCGCGACTCAACCACTTATAAAAGTTTGGATCGTGGAGCATATAAGATccgagttgaagatggtcgGCGTGTTGCTGGGAGTGAGCTTCATCCCGCTGAGAGGGTGCTGTTCTGTTCGGTTGCAATTTGTAAAGTTCTCCCCTGCCATtgtccatttcttcgtcTTGTGATGTCATCGCGGGAAGTATAGAGAGGTGAGAGAGTAAGTGTATGCTGGTCGCAGGATTCGACGAGGCGTGCTCCCGACAAGTTAGATGAGGTTTAATAAATATACTTGCCCGGTCTTGTTGGATTCCACAGACAGCCGCTTCATCAATAGGTAAACCAGATGTGACGAACTCGTCGGTGATTTCTGGATGACCGAGTATTGCCCCAGATGTGGTGGATTGAATCTGATGATCTGTTGAAGCCCACGATGTAGAGGAGTGGCTGCATTCAGCGAAAGGAAGATATGCACGCTCTCTAAAGTTGCTAAGCCAGCTGGTTGGAGACGCTTGGACTAGTATCATAAACCAAGTGAAGACACGATCCGACAAGGGAAACTTGAGACCCTGTTGCAGTTGCGTTAGTATTTTGCAGGCCTCAAGTTGCAATGTAGCGTTGCATATGGCAGCCGGATTAGCCATCGCTTCACCAAGCACAAAGTCATGCAGTTGAGCCTCGAGGGGGCATTCTTCGAATAGCGTCTTCTTTCCTCGAATCTCCAGAGTCCGAAGTCTCCCCTCAGACGGTGTCCGTATAGGGAGGAACTGCGCTTGTGTCGCAATCGTTTCGTTCGACATGACCAAGTCACGTAGCCAGGATGACTTTGCGGCCACATCTGCGTCTAACGATAACAGCTCTGAAGCGTAAATAATGCG
The genomic region above belongs to Pochonia chlamydosporia 170 chromosome 2, whole genome shotgun sequence and contains:
- a CDS encoding endo-polygalacturonase PG1 (similar to Metarhizium robertsii ARSEF 23 XP_007825574.1) produces the protein MRNSSFANARWEPSGPTLSLRRSSVAGPFGFLNPTTAIYDIRSNDGPDGTRSDLADLTDAERQERAKVRWNARDYRRHVLILPRAAPLTSRLQDSSSPHSVLLGITRMCTLFPYWDVSWLVGISFTIGCLIFVAAGIVSWLPLSFPETAFPNEALVLGGVLTFLGAALFQIGAVLLFLESYNDRAETQFGGAMEDLFVNRLGIARRVRNHRPKHFHPANCPQKYLPSNDGSLSTPSPENGTRQASGSSGESSNLTQHVSPASSKDDDIFTERTWQWWPSWHDVTTHYIYEIGFLASFTMSVGATVFSICGILALPGIFNNLSDAALKGAYFFPYLLGGLLFTVASILYILETQPNWYTPQPFKIGWHVGVWNMIGSIGWTLAASFGYVGTSWSDYQRELTLIWASAAFSFGSGLQWYESLDKYVVIIED
- a CDS encoding lysr family regulatory protein (similar to Togninia minima UCRPA7 XP_007916943.1), yielding MSFIARLLGLQPTPVAPILHPTDEVVQVHLFDNQEVMRSYDLFWTFRFEEVLQADMLGKSLSDLIETGDWRKLGGRYRLRSDGKLEVHIPRPFTPERPPIYFTKEHFDISIAEHSLASTFPKAGNNAQLFLSARDFAPLAYGPGAPTCMDDYLRGDFPLLSLHVVTFMDATLLSVNWNHTMSDLGGFTAILKGWVACLAGKEPPEFKSMDDSMQPLYDNPPEGTPLIADSILSGWRKVTWILQFLWDQFWTTSAFQSHTICIPKQRMDALVQGCRDEAAEAASTTSRDPFISEGDVLMSLAARLAAWSLPAGTGRTVSTLGAVDPRPRIPALFNPDAAYVQNAPCGLLVMQSASKILTKPVGELALDIRKALAEQTTESQMRLAAAVSAEALRATGSLPVTGDATSYLTVYSNWSKAGLLDIVDFSPAVIRSSHVDRTRQPTLGKLARPVFFHSRSLTMGKFTTSMLLVHGRDHNGHMWFGGDSSPYAWGKLVDYINSLE